A window of Megachile rotundata isolate GNS110a chromosome 11, iyMegRotu1, whole genome shotgun sequence genomic DNA:
TCTACAAACCGGGAATGTTACGCTACCGAACTTCAACGCGAGTACAACGCATTTTAAAACAGTGTTTGATTTGTAGGTTATATTTCTTGTTTGAGTTTTTCAAATATCGATTCTCGATTATTTCCCGCGCTTTACAATCGCTTCACGTTTGAAATACAAAGTCAAGCAGTATTTTCGTTAAACGTAAACAGATAAGGACAAATTGTGAATAAAGTGTAAGGATAATTCAAACATCTTTATTGTAATAAGGTAGATAGTTTTTCAAATAGTAACAACGGGAATACGGTAACAGTTGAAACGATCTCTTAAAAGCttggatttattttttatccgatttataaaaaaatacatgttaATACATGGTGTGTATGTGAATGAGTGGTACAATTGAAATGACGGTTTCATATTACGCTCTTAAGAATAAAGTCTGTGATTAGTTGTAACAAATGCTCGTTAAATCCTATAAACGGCAGATTCGTCGTTTCTGTTCCTATCTGTTCGGCGCCTATATCAATTTCCTCGTCACGTATCTCTCGCAccgttttaaataaaattgtcaatacTTTGTAATCGTTGTGCTCGCGATAAGTTTCTTTCCACAATGAATCGTGTTTTCTCTACCGTTAAACAAAATTGATATTGTACGTTGATTCGTGATAGATTTAAGTCGATGTTTCATTCACACTCAAACTCGCGCTACTTTTACTCCGTATATTGTCCTTAACTTCTTTCTGGCTGGCTGCTTTTGGATGGATACTGTATTACTGTGTACGACTAAAACTCATCGATGCAACAGCTAAGAACTTCATTTTTCTTACGATTTACGTTTCATTAAAGTTACCGTTTAGGCAAAAATTAAATCGTTCGATGTATAAAATTGCATTCTTGGATCGTGATCTCGACAAGCAGAGCTCAAATACTGTCTACAGATCTATCATGGTAACAATTCGTGTACGTGttttttgtgtttgtattatctGCCTGTAACTGTATGCTATTTCATAAACTTAAACAGTATTATATCATCCTATTCTGTCTCAGATTCAATTTAAAAGATCTGCTAGAACAGAGAACAGATACTATGACATCGGCTATTGATGTAACAAAAGAAGTTAGGTCGTAGTTTGAAACGTGTCTTTCTTCTAAGAGCGCTGGCAACGTTTTTGGACGAAATTAATTGTCAAACTTTATACATGGTTACTCTTCGCTTAAAAACTGCGACGAGGAGTTCACCAgccatattaaaaaatatatagattacTTGGGATGACGATATCTGAATAGATTTCTTAATACTTAATCGTTAGATACACTTAGTCGTTTTGTCATGTTTGCTGCTGATCTTCTTCCTGTTCGGACAACAACGGAATGCCATTTATTTGATCTACGTTATTGCACTCTGTTTCGTCTTGTTCCGAAAGTAATGGAACCACTTGCTGATGGTTGTTGCCCGTTTCAGAAGGTCGTCTACTTTGCCCGGGTAAAAACGACATTGGTATCGTGCCTGACGGTGTCGTTGGTGCCGATCGCGATAGCCACCGTTTCGTTTTGTTTTTTGAGCTTGGAAGTCCTAACGGCATGTACATCTTTCCACGAGTCCGTCTGGCTTTATAAGAGCCGACATCTCCTGGACTTAAAGGCCGTTGCGTAGAGCCGTTCGCGTTCAACGTAGACAAAACTTGAGGTCGATTCTGATAACAAGGCAAAACGGTGCTATGTCCACTAGGTAACTGCGGTAGCTGTTGTATCTTGTCTAGAAGTTCACGTAACTATAAAACAACATTAGACGTTAAAGAAATATATGTTTGATAGTGGATTTAATATCGATCAACGAAGCCGATTACCTCTATTGTTGGACTAGTTGCCCTTGGAGGCGAACACGGAGATTGAGCAGCTAAACTCGATATGTCAGATGTAGTCCTATGATTAGCCAACGACGCAACAGATCCAACATCCATGTTTTCCATTCTTTCGCATTCTACCGCAGATAGCTCATCCACGCTGTTATTACAAGAATATGGTGGTGGAATTATGGTATTTGCTTCGTTTACCATACTACACATAAAACTTGAACTTAAGGAGTCTAATGTACTCGCGTGGGAGAGCGATCTGAAATAACGCATCACAAATCCTGAAGTTCCTTTGCCAGATCCTTCGTCGTAGCCAATCACTAATGGATATAGATCTGGTTTGGCTGTAACctgaatattaatataacatagACACTTGTGCAAATAACATAATCTTACATAGATAACGAATGTTTACCTCACTGTAAGGAGGTGGTAGAGCCTGAACAAAGGAACTACAACGGCTGTAATGAGGAGGTGGATACCATGGAGCCGTGGAAGCTCTGTCGGAAGAAGTACAGTCTTCTACCATAACAGAGCGATGGCGTTTCCACAGCCAGCAACCACATGCTGCCGCTATAGCCAATCCTATAAGTACCGCTACCCTGAACAGCACAAAAATTACAACTTGAATCATTATTACACAAAATCTGCGATACTAAAAGCTAAACAACTAACCATAAGTACCAGTAAGTCCaaaataggaaattaaacatgTCTGAGGCAGAGTGAAGTTGAAATACACCGTAACAACAGCCAAAGGAACAGCACTGTTTTGGAGGAGAGCagctaaaaaatgaaattacctgagttattttaatttaatatttgtgtaaTATATGTAAACATAGGAAGCATAGAAGAAATTGAAACTTACACATGCCCTCCATTGCACAGCCTAGAAGACACCTACAAAATCAATAAAAAggtattattaataaatgaaaattataaaattagacttagttaaaatttaaatagaatCCAGTACAATGAAGCGTTGCATGCAAATCTGTTTAGACATTTTGTTTAGTATGTCCTGTAAGAGTCAATtgaaaaaaatcaataaaaagaaatgtttaaaaattcaagaatctaTAAATGAATGCCACGATACTTGCTGCaccaaaattccatcgataATCTCGTGGCCACCGAAGATCATCTTACTAGAAAGGATTGTTTTTGTCACGAGGAAGCGTGTACGGTGcaacgataatttgtcacgtatCATTGGTACAAGGAAAAGCGTAGCAGTTCAAGTTGTCATGAAAAAAAGTGGATGTGGTAAAGACTTACGCATGAACGAGAAACACAACGAACAAAGGTTCATTGTCTAGACACGGACGAACCGTGCGTGAAACCGATGTATTGATCGGCCTCAAGTCGAGCAGAATAGAACAAGGAGACACTGGTACACGAGATATGCGCTAACATTCTACAGGGCTATAGCATGCTGCAGCGGTATACGATGGCTGCATCATTAAAACAGTTCTTCGTCGTCGTTCTTACTTGATCGACGAACAACAGCGTCAGGAGTGCGGTCAGCACGAGCACATCCAACGCGCGGCCTACAGCTTGCACCATAATTCTACCACGGAGTGCATGCCACCGCGCCACCTTATATGCTTCGATTTCGTTTATCATATATCTACCGATAGCTGCAGAACCCGTCTTCCTTCCTGTTCTAATTCCAATTTCCTATTCTCACGCTTTGTCTCAAATCGTTACCATTCCAATTAATCTCAGTTTATGTATGAACAAACTTGATATCATttacacattttcaaacttagaTATCATTTATacacttataataatttaatattataaacgaACACTTTGAATGCATACCACCGAATGGTAATTCGTaccttcaatatttcaaaacacttttcgATCGAACAGAATGATAAAACGATAAAAACAAGAACagagtattttataaatatttaggtAATTTGAAGAAATCTTTTGAATCGTGATAAATACTGTGTGTgttcgtatcgatatatcgagTTTTTACAAATCGATAGGGAAAATGTTACGGGAACTTTGGCGGTACAATTTTGAATTGGAAATGTACCGACAGATTGACTGTCGGTAAGTGTGTCACGTGCGTGGCGACGCGTCGATCCCATTGGCCGGTAGAGCGTGCGACTGTATCGTGATTGGTTGCTATGGTTCGTGTACCTGACAACCGAGAATGCTGGGCCGGCGTATTTTCGCCGCGCGATCATTCACAGTGTGCGCGGCGTTGAGTGCGTGAGTGTCGAATCGTGACGGGCGCGCGCCAAGTACGGATACGCGTTATTTAAGTTGAGAATGTGCGTGATCAAAATGTGACACTCGGTGGATGTCAGCGTCAACGATGATCTGGAAATACGTCGACCAATGGAGCGAACTCGTCCCTGAGTGAAAGTGACAGCGTCCGCGTATTCCTTGCACGGAGAACACTTCCGGAGAACATGAGATTCCCGTAACAAACCAAAGGTAAGTCAATGCGATTGCAGCCGGTCAAATTTATCGATAACATCGTTATCGGTTTCGCCTTACGAGATTAGTTTCTTCGAAGATTGCATTCTTCGAAGCTCTAAAATACTTTTACGAGAATGCCATTCGCCGATCAAATAGCCTTGTTAAAGCATTCTCGCCTTTCATTCGGTTCATTCATATTTTGCTCCCGTTATTAATCTCGTCGCGCTTCCGGGAAGCAACGTAACTATCGGGTTCGCGGTAGTGGAAAGAGTTGTCTCACCAAGGAAAGTTGTTTACGTTTTAATGCAGGTTAGTTGGAACTGAGCATGGTACAAGAATGCAGTATTACCAAGGTCGCATCTTGCAAGATCGCTCACGCGTTTTAACGATTCGAACAGAGTCAAGAAACGACATGCAAATGTTTGTGTTTACCGTCGTTGTTGCGAGCGATTATTGTATCCGACGATGCACGCGACTGTTCGCAAACTAGTACGACTTATGCATATTGTATGCGTATGGTGTCACCGGCGCGAGGGTTTACTTCGAAGCGCTTCAAAACACGCGGAATCGAGTCGCGTTCTCACGTGTCTCGCGAACGCGTAACGCGATTTCCACGATACGGCGGCGATAAACGAACGAGATCGTTGCGCCTGGTACACATTTCTCTCGCCTTATCTTTCTCGTTCGCGAGAAGAATGCAATGTAAAGGCAGACTACGTCGCGCTCGATTTTGTGCAGAGTAACCGCAATAACGTCGAATCGATCGTCACAGTAGGATAACAGATTACAGTCGGCTTTTGTGTCGTAGTCATGGATCGTAGTTGGCGGTAACCGCGAAGACGTTCGCGGTCTTCCCCCGAACAAAGAAGTTCCTTCATTGTTGGGAACCGAGCGTACACTCGAGTGCTTCGAGTGCGCTCCTCGCAATGCCTCGTTAACATTCCACGTTAATCccttttcgaaaattttcacaCGAGACTTATCCTAGAAAAACACGTGACATTTTTCCGTCACGAAGGGGTTAGGTTATCTCGATACAGAAAAGAGTGGTACATACTGATGCATTTTGTTTAGTTTTTCTACAGAAACAAATATGGCGGCGTAACTGAAGAACCATGTGTGCTATTCTATTTGTAATTGGTATACAGTtttctatttataatttctttaaaatttatcaatttatttaaaattgatttacaatttatttcaaattgatcTGTTTACAATTGGTGTCATTGTTCATTCTTTTTCATGTGTACCCCGGAAAGGATTCGCgcgggaaaatttgaaaactgaaatcAAGGCTCATTGAAAAAAGGGACAAGGAGATACGCAACGATGGAAGGATAAAAGCGAAAGCATCATATCCCGTTTCCGCAACGTGGTCCAACCACGTCGAACTTTTCCTGCATTCGGCCCACTGACTGCTTATTTATATCCCGTCGCGTGTGCACCATAGCGGCGTAACTCGGTTAGAAGTTCGCGGTATCGCATTGAATTTCACATTGTCTACGTATCTCCGCCATGTAATTCATTGAACAAGTGTAACGTTAAGGTGG
This region includes:
- the LOC100875547 gene encoding uncharacterized protein LOC100875547 isoform X2 encodes the protein MINEIEAYKVARWHALRGRIMVQAVGRALDVLVLTALLTLLFVDQVSSRLCNGGHVCSPPKQCCSFGCCYGVFQLHSASDMFNFLFWTYWVAVLIGLAIAAACGCWLWKRHRSVMVEDCTSSDRASTAPWYPPPHYSRCSSFVQALPPPYSEVTAKPDLYPLVIGYDEGSGKGTSGFVMRYFRSLSHASTLDSLSSSFMCSMVNEANTIIPPPYSCNNSVDELSAVECERMENMDVGSVASLANHRTTSDISSLAAQSPCSPPRATSPTIELRELLDKIQQLPQLPSGHSTVLPCYQNRPQVLSTLNANGSTQRPLSPGDVGSYKARRTRGKMYMPLGLPSSKNKTKRWLSRSAPTTPSGTIPMSFLPGQSRRPSETGNNHQQVVPLLSEQDETECNNVDQINGIPLLSEQEEDQQQT
- the LOC100875547 gene encoding uncharacterized protein LOC100875547 isoform X1 — translated: MINEIEAYKVARWHALRGRIMVQAVGRALDVLVLTALLTLLFVDQVSSRLCNGGHVCSPPKQCCSFGCCYGVFQLHSASDMFNFLFWTYWYLWVAVLIGLAIAAACGCWLWKRHRSVMVEDCTSSDRASTAPWYPPPHYSRCSSFVQALPPPYSEVTAKPDLYPLVIGYDEGSGKGTSGFVMRYFRSLSHASTLDSLSSSFMCSMVNEANTIIPPPYSCNNSVDELSAVECERMENMDVGSVASLANHRTTSDISSLAAQSPCSPPRATSPTIELRELLDKIQQLPQLPSGHSTVLPCYQNRPQVLSTLNANGSTQRPLSPGDVGSYKARRTRGKMYMPLGLPSSKNKTKRWLSRSAPTTPSGTIPMSFLPGQSRRPSETGNNHQQVVPLLSEQDETECNNVDQINGIPLLSEQEEDQQQT